One Lacunisphaera limnophila DNA window includes the following coding sequences:
- a CDS encoding TIGR00730 family Rossman fold protein: MSKLLCVYCSSSDRIDPKYAAAAEELGRELVARGWGLVYGGGKTGLMGAVARGTKAAGGRVVGVIPEFMKARELAFDAADELVTVVTMRERKLLMEARADAFVTLPGGWGTLEEIMEILTLRQLDVVKKPCVFYNQDGFYDDLIRFFERMLAENFFKPSNMDLFRVASSVPDIFAQIEAGREAKAEAKWFQTT; encoded by the coding sequence ATGTCCAAGTTGCTCTGCGTTTATTGTTCTTCCAGCGACCGGATTGACCCGAAATATGCCGCGGCGGCGGAGGAGCTGGGGCGCGAGCTGGTGGCGCGCGGGTGGGGACTTGTCTATGGGGGCGGGAAGACCGGCCTCATGGGGGCCGTGGCGCGAGGGACCAAGGCGGCGGGCGGGCGCGTGGTCGGCGTGATCCCGGAATTCATGAAGGCGCGGGAGCTGGCGTTCGACGCGGCGGACGAGCTGGTGACGGTCGTGACGATGCGGGAGCGCAAGCTGCTGATGGAGGCGCGGGCCGATGCGTTTGTGACGCTGCCCGGCGGCTGGGGCACACTGGAGGAGATTATGGAGATCCTCACGCTGCGGCAGCTCGACGTGGTGAAGAAGCCCTGCGTGTTCTACAACCAGGACGGGTTCTACGACGACCTCATCCGGTTTTTCGAGCGGATGCTGGCGGAGAATTTCTTCAAGCCGTCGAACATGGACCTGTTCCGCGTGGCGTCGTCGGTGCCGGACATCTTTGCGCAGATCGAGGCCGGGCGGGAGGCGAAAGCGGAGGCGAAGTGGTTTCAGACGACGTGA
- the gluQRS gene encoding tRNA glutamyl-Q(34) synthetase GluQRS → MENSAYNYRGRLAPSPTGLLHLGHARTFWTAQQRAQAARGTLLLRNDDLDTARCRPEFVSAMVEDLRWFGLTWTEPMVTQSQHLPRYRAALARLHAAGLIFPCTRSRRDVLAAASAPHDGDENDEPLYPPEFRPAPGTPLPPLTDPITVNWRFRVPDGETLTFLDGRGGAQHATAGRDFGDFLVWRKDDTPSYQLASVVDDAAMAITEVVRGADLIKSTFRQLLLFRALGHPAPAFYHCPLVNDAEGRRLAKRHDALALRTLREQGRDPHEIRGAW, encoded by the coding sequence GTGGAAAATTCTGCATACAACTATCGCGGCCGCCTGGCCCCCTCCCCCACGGGCCTCCTGCACCTCGGCCATGCCCGCACCTTCTGGACCGCCCAGCAACGCGCCCAGGCCGCCCGCGGCACGCTTCTTCTCCGCAACGACGACCTCGACACCGCCCGCTGCCGGCCGGAGTTCGTGTCCGCGATGGTCGAAGACCTGCGCTGGTTCGGCCTCACCTGGACGGAGCCGATGGTCACCCAGAGCCAACACCTCCCCCGCTACCGCGCCGCCCTCGCCCGCCTGCACGCCGCCGGCCTCATCTTTCCCTGCACCCGGTCACGGCGTGACGTGCTCGCCGCGGCCAGTGCCCCGCATGACGGCGACGAAAACGACGAGCCTCTCTACCCGCCCGAATTCCGCCCCGCCCCCGGCACCCCGTTGCCTCCGCTCACCGACCCGATCACCGTCAACTGGCGCTTCCGCGTCCCCGACGGCGAAACCCTCACCTTCCTTGACGGCCGCGGCGGCGCGCAACACGCCACCGCCGGCCGCGACTTCGGCGACTTCCTCGTCTGGCGCAAGGACGACACCCCCAGCTACCAGCTCGCCAGCGTCGTCGACGATGCGGCGATGGCCATCACCGAGGTCGTGCGCGGCGCCGACCTCATCAAATCCACCTTCCGCCAGCTGCTGCTCTTCCGCGCCCTCGGCCACCCGGCGCCGGCCTTTTATCACTGCCCGCTGGTCAACGACGCCGAGGGCCGCCGCCTCGCCAAGCGCCACGACGCCTTGGCGCTGCGCACGCTGCGCGAACAAGGCCGCGATCCGCACGAAATTCGTGGTGCCTGGTAG
- a CDS encoding phenylpyruvate tautomerase MIF-related protein, whose amino-acid sequence MPFLKIQTNLPLSKKAERTVLRTASTLVAEELDKPEDLVMVALQPNTPMLFAGSDEPVAFLELKAIGLPVRKTRRLSEALCNLVEEHLGIPPSRVYVKFITVPKGMWGWKGDTF is encoded by the coding sequence ATGCCTTTCCTCAAAATCCAAACCAACCTGCCCCTGTCTAAAAAAGCCGAGCGCACCGTCCTGCGGACCGCCTCGACCCTCGTCGCCGAGGAACTCGATAAACCCGAGGATCTCGTGATGGTCGCCCTCCAGCCCAACACCCCGATGCTGTTCGCCGGGAGCGACGAACCGGTCGCCTTCCTCGAACTCAAGGCCATCGGCCTGCCCGTCCGAAAAACCCGCCGCCTCAGCGAGGCGCTCTGCAATCTCGTCGAGGAGCACCTCGGCATCCCGCCCAGCCGCGTCTACGTGAAGTTCATCACCGTCCCCAAGGGCATGTGGGGCTGGAAGGGTGATACGTTCTGA
- a CDS encoding FmdB family zinc ribbon protein: MATYLYETVPRQPADTPRQFEVVQSMKDAPLTRHPDTGEPVRRVISGGYGILSKPRASSFKPAAAAPAGCSPGCACHSSPRLPAS; this comes from the coding sequence ATGGCCACCTACCTCTACGAGACCGTCCCCCGCCAGCCCGCGGATACCCCGCGCCAGTTTGAGGTGGTCCAGAGCATGAAAGACGCCCCGCTGACGCGCCACCCCGACACGGGCGAACCCGTGCGCCGCGTCATCAGCGGCGGCTACGGCATCCTGAGCAAACCCCGCGCCTCCTCCTTCAAACCCGCGGCCGCCGCCCCCGCCGGCTGCTCCCCCGGCTGCGCCTGCCACAGCTCCCCCCGCCTGCCGGCCTCCTGA
- a CDS encoding 23S rRNA (adenine(2030)-N(6))-methyltransferase RlmJ, with translation MNYRHHYHAGNYADVFKHVLLLQLIRAMQRKEKGFLYLDTHAGRGGYDLAVPSVLPDGREREPEHPAGIGRLWGAPAGLPAAIGDYLGLVRRFNERKGASELAGPQLSFYPGSPWIARLLLRPQDRMTLCELRADDAEALDFDFAREPGVKVLTLDGYTGLKAQLPPPEKRALVLIDPPFESKREFADIQRGVGEALRRLPGAVVAIWYPITERARTDEFQYALRDLAVPAVFAELTIAGDGSELRMKGCGLLVLNPPWQIETEFRAVLPALVERLRVDAGAGGIVRWLVPEK, from the coding sequence ATGAACTACCGCCATCATTACCACGCCGGGAACTATGCCGACGTGTTCAAGCATGTGCTGCTGCTGCAACTCATCCGCGCGATGCAGCGGAAGGAGAAGGGGTTTCTCTATCTCGACACGCATGCGGGGCGGGGCGGGTATGACCTGGCGGTGCCCTCGGTGCTGCCGGACGGGCGGGAGCGGGAGCCGGAGCATCCGGCGGGGATCGGGCGGCTGTGGGGGGCGCCGGCGGGATTGCCGGCGGCGATCGGCGACTACCTGGGGCTGGTGCGGCGTTTCAATGAGCGAAAAGGCGCGAGCGAGCTCGCTGGCCCACAACTCTCGTTCTATCCGGGGTCACCGTGGATCGCGCGGCTGCTGCTGCGGCCGCAGGACCGGATGACGCTGTGCGAGCTGCGGGCGGATGATGCCGAGGCGCTGGATTTCGATTTTGCCCGCGAGCCGGGCGTTAAGGTGCTGACGCTGGATGGTTACACCGGGCTGAAAGCCCAGCTGCCGCCGCCGGAAAAGCGCGCGTTGGTGCTCATCGACCCGCCGTTTGAGAGCAAACGGGAGTTTGCCGACATCCAGCGCGGCGTGGGGGAGGCCTTGCGGCGGCTGCCGGGGGCCGTGGTGGCGATCTGGTATCCGATCACGGAACGGGCGCGCACGGACGAGTTTCAGTATGCGCTCCGGGACCTGGCCGTGCCCGCGGTTTTCGCGGAGCTCACCATCGCGGGTGACGGTTCGGAGCTGCGCATGAAGGGCTGCGGCCTGCTCGTGCTCAATCCGCCGTGGCAGATCGAGACGGAATTCCGGGCGGTGCTGCCGGCGCTCGTGGAGCGGCTGCGCGTGGATGCCGGCGCGGGTGGGATTGTCCGCTGGCTGGTGCCGGAGAAGTGA
- a CDS encoding Hsp20/alpha crystallin family protein, which produces MHTIIHRNQHQRYPVAKPATDFRSPHYECLDLPQSLKLAVYVPGVDANGVELTTQGTDLIVTARKAQHVRVNWQALHLESAQRDYQLTLRLGSGYDFDSLRAFIAKGVLTIVLPKRRTALAAPPARQRQVA; this is translated from the coding sequence ATGCATACGATCATCCATCGCAACCAGCACCAGAGATATCCTGTCGCGAAACCCGCGACGGACTTTCGCTCGCCTCACTACGAGTGCCTGGACCTGCCCCAGTCGCTCAAGCTCGCCGTCTACGTCCCCGGCGTGGACGCCAACGGCGTGGAGCTGACCACCCAGGGCACCGACCTGATCGTCACTGCCCGCAAGGCGCAGCACGTCCGCGTCAACTGGCAGGCCCTCCACCTTGAGTCGGCCCAGCGTGACTACCAGCTCACCCTGCGCCTCGGCTCGGGCTACGACTTCGATTCCCTCCGCGCTTTCATCGCCAAGGGCGTGCTCACCATCGTGCTGCCGAAGCGGCGGACGGCCCTCGCCGCTCCGCCCGCCCGCCAGCGCCAGGTGGCCTGA
- a CDS encoding nucleotide pyrophosphohydrolase, giving the protein MTDETATVSELRERVLAFAREREWVQFHTPKNLSMALAAEAGELMEHFLWAESRDSGAVLADPKKRSQIEDELADVVIYALEFANIGGIDLAKAIETKLAQNAAKYPVEKARGRAVKYTEL; this is encoded by the coding sequence ATGACCGATGAAACCGCCACAGTCAGTGAGTTGCGCGAGCGGGTGCTGGCTTTTGCCCGGGAGCGCGAGTGGGTGCAGTTCCACACGCCCAAGAACCTGAGTATGGCGCTCGCCGCCGAGGCCGGGGAGCTGATGGAGCATTTTCTCTGGGCGGAGTCGCGGGACTCCGGGGCGGTCCTGGCGGACCCGAAGAAACGCAGTCAGATCGAGGACGAGCTGGCCGACGTGGTGATCTATGCCCTGGAGTTTGCCAACATCGGGGGCATCGACCTGGCGAAGGCGATCGAAACCAAGCTCGCGCAGAACGCCGCGAAATACCCGGTGGAAAAAGCGCGGGGTCGGGCGGTGAAGTATACGGAGCTGTGA
- a CDS encoding NUDIX hydrolase, with protein MGIRQAARASALAHMTTADIIDLLRRHEARAEAGGEAAMLAEFGSFIAAHPDCLWRTCRDGHLTASAWIVDAGRTRTLLTHHRKLDRWLQLGGHVDGEADLAAAAMREAREESGLTRLRLVSPEIFDVDRHRIPARGTEPEHWHFDVRFLIEADPAEPLGISEESKDLAWVRLEEVTARNPGESLARMVRKMLPG; from the coding sequence ATGGGGATCCGCCAAGCGGCGCGCGCGAGCGCGCTGGCCCACATGACAACTGCGGATATAATTGATTTACTGCGTCGGCATGAGGCGCGGGCCGAGGCGGGTGGGGAGGCGGCGATGCTGGCGGAGTTTGGGTCATTCATCGCGGCGCATCCGGATTGTTTGTGGCGGACGTGCCGGGACGGTCATCTGACGGCGTCGGCGTGGATCGTGGATGCGGGGCGGACGCGGACGCTGCTCACGCATCACCGGAAGCTGGACCGCTGGCTGCAGCTCGGCGGGCATGTGGACGGCGAGGCGGATCTGGCGGCGGCCGCGATGCGGGAGGCGCGGGAGGAGTCGGGGCTGACGCGGCTGCGGCTGGTGTCGCCGGAGATCTTTGATGTGGACCGTCACCGGATCCCGGCGCGCGGGACGGAACCGGAGCACTGGCATTTTGACGTGCGTTTCCTGATCGAGGCGGACCCGGCGGAGCCGCTGGGGATCAGCGAGGAGTCGAAGGATTTGGCGTGGGTGCGGTTGGAGGAGGTGACGGCGCGGAATCCGGGGGAGTCGCTGGCGCGGATGGTGAGGAAGATGCTGCCCGGGTGA
- a CDS encoding YhcH/YjgK/YiaL family protein — translation MALFGPFAQVRDQIRDVRFTAAMAYAAEMLRPGSAAQSRIGLVGLGQTERIELAAGAFALDQAYEPKQRPDGFFESHRRYIDVQVIVAGEELMEVEDISRLTVALPYNPERDFIKYADTAVASVLRMRTGDVAIFYPEDGHMPSLYWRGSGLVRKTVVKVPVA, via the coding sequence ATGGCTTTATTTGGACCCTTTGCCCAGGTACGAGACCAGATCAGGGACGTTCGTTTCACGGCGGCGATGGCCTATGCAGCTGAGATGCTGCGGCCGGGATCCGCCGCGCAATCGCGTATCGGCCTAGTGGGGCTGGGGCAGACCGAGCGGATCGAGCTGGCGGCCGGGGCGTTTGCCTTGGACCAAGCCTATGAGCCCAAACAACGGCCGGATGGTTTCTTTGAATCACATCGCCGCTATATCGACGTGCAGGTGATCGTGGCCGGAGAGGAGCTCATGGAGGTGGAGGATATTTCGCGCCTGACGGTGGCGCTGCCATACAATCCCGAGCGTGACTTCATCAAGTATGCGGACACGGCGGTGGCCTCGGTGCTGCGGATGCGGACGGGGGATGTGGCGATCTTTTATCCGGAGGACGGGCACATGCCCTCGCTTTATTGGCGCGGGTCCGGGCTGGTGCGGAAGACAGTGGTAAAGGTGCCGGTGGCGTGA
- a CDS encoding DUF5069 domain-containing protein gives MINYHAPDLTQHPPRSPRVRLGGFAHLPRLIDKARATLAGTNGDYHYDCAMDAHFWSFTGLEAAAFLAEVKTGKCDYDLLTYVLANLQPRRAPSEIAAWSVWLENRPPLAAEGRAYFNQIHTAIGPRREDIGSWVDLLDLEDFVTFGGKS, from the coding sequence ATGATCAACTACCACGCCCCCGACCTCACCCAACATCCGCCCCGCAGCCCGCGCGTGCGCCTCGGCGGCTTCGCCCACCTGCCCCGCCTCATCGACAAGGCCCGCGCCACGCTCGCCGGCACGAATGGCGACTACCACTACGACTGCGCCATGGACGCCCATTTCTGGTCCTTCACCGGCCTCGAGGCCGCGGCCTTCCTGGCCGAGGTCAAGACCGGCAAGTGCGACTACGACCTCCTGACCTACGTCCTGGCCAACCTCCAACCCCGCCGCGCCCCGAGCGAGATCGCCGCGTGGTCCGTTTGGCTGGAAAACCGCCCGCCCCTCGCCGCGGAAGGCCGCGCCTACTTCAACCAGATCCACACCGCCATCGGCCCGCGCCGCGAGGACATCGGCTCCTGGGTCGACCTCCTCGACCTCGAGGACTTCGTGACCTTCGGCGGGAAATCGTAG